A DNA window from Haloactinospora alba contains the following coding sequences:
- a CDS encoding cytochrome c-type biogenesis protein → MPTHRTDWGSLLAGLLFLALGVAFVVRGSTSWDFEALWVLPVLALGLGIAGIVRTVSRQRERDGED, encoded by the coding sequence GTGCCGACTCATAGGACCGACTGGGGTTCGCTACTCGCCGGGTTGCTGTTCCTCGCGCTCGGTGTCGCGTTCGTGGTGCGCGGCTCAACCTCCTGGGACTTCGAGGCACTGTGGGTGCTACCGGTGTTGGCCCTGGGCCTGGGGATCGCCGGCATCGTCCGCACGGTGAGCAGGCAGCGGGAACGCGACGGGGAGGATTAG
- the guaA gene encoding glutamine-hydrolyzing GMP synthase — MSLGGADDSTFDTVLVVDFGAQYAQLIARRVRECHVYSEIVPPTMPVADMLAKKPAAIILSGGPASVYAEGAPRVPAGLFDTGLPTFGICYGFQAMVQELGGTVAETGSSEFGRTQARTGSGDSVLFGGLPGVQTVWMSHGDSVTAAPEGFTTTSTTDSTPVAAVEAPDRGLFGVQFHPEVLHTDHGTEVLRRFLEAAGCRRTWTMVNIVDEQVERIRTQIGEKRAICALSGGVDSAVAGALVQRAIGSQLTCVFVDHGLLRKGEVEQVEKDFVAATGAQLRVVEAQDQFLAALEGVSEPEEKRRIIGREFIRIFERTARELVAESDAAGQDVEFLVQGTLYPDVVESGGGNGTANIKSHHNVGGLPEDLAFDLVEPLRELFKDEVRRVGEELGLPHDMVWRHPFPGPGLGIRIIGEVTRERLDTLREADAIAREELSRADLDGEIWQCPVVLLAGVQSVGVQGDGRTYGHPVVLRPVSSEDAMTADWSRVPYDTLATISNRITNEVGGINRVALDVTSKPPATIEWE; from the coding sequence GTGTCTCTTGGCGGTGCTGACGACAGCACATTCGACACCGTCCTCGTCGTCGATTTCGGTGCGCAGTACGCGCAGTTGATCGCGCGCCGCGTGCGCGAGTGCCACGTGTACAGCGAGATCGTGCCCCCGACCATGCCGGTCGCGGACATGCTCGCGAAGAAACCCGCCGCGATCATCCTCTCCGGCGGCCCCGCCTCGGTCTACGCCGAGGGCGCGCCCCGGGTCCCCGCAGGACTGTTCGACACCGGCCTGCCCACCTTCGGCATCTGCTACGGGTTCCAGGCGATGGTGCAGGAGCTGGGCGGCACCGTCGCCGAGACCGGCAGCAGCGAGTTCGGCCGCACCCAGGCGCGCACCGGCAGCGGCGACAGCGTCCTGTTCGGCGGCCTGCCCGGGGTCCAGACGGTGTGGATGTCGCACGGCGACTCCGTCACCGCCGCCCCCGAGGGCTTCACCACCACCTCCACCACGGACTCCACCCCCGTGGCGGCGGTGGAGGCACCCGACCGCGGCCTGTTCGGTGTCCAGTTCCACCCCGAGGTGCTGCACACCGACCACGGCACCGAGGTGCTGCGGCGCTTCCTCGAGGCCGCCGGGTGCCGCCGCACCTGGACCATGGTGAACATCGTCGACGAGCAGGTCGAGCGCATCCGCACCCAGATCGGGGAGAAACGCGCCATCTGCGCGCTGAGCGGCGGCGTGGACTCCGCCGTGGCCGGCGCACTGGTGCAGCGCGCCATCGGTTCCCAGCTCACCTGCGTGTTCGTCGACCACGGCCTGCTGCGCAAGGGCGAGGTGGAACAGGTCGAGAAGGACTTCGTCGCCGCCACCGGCGCGCAGCTCAGGGTGGTCGAGGCCCAGGACCAGTTCCTGGCTGCGTTGGAGGGGGTCAGCGAGCCCGAGGAGAAACGCAGGATCATCGGCCGGGAGTTCATCCGGATCTTCGAGCGCACCGCCCGCGAGCTCGTCGCCGAAAGCGACGCCGCCGGCCAGGACGTCGAGTTCCTCGTGCAGGGCACCCTCTACCCCGACGTGGTGGAGTCCGGCGGCGGCAACGGCACCGCCAACATCAAGTCGCACCACAACGTCGGCGGGCTGCCGGAGGACCTCGCGTTCGACCTGGTGGAACCGCTGCGGGAGCTGTTCAAGGACGAGGTCCGCCGCGTGGGCGAGGAACTCGGCCTGCCCCACGACATGGTGTGGCGCCACCCCTTCCCCGGCCCCGGCCTGGGCATCCGCATCATCGGCGAGGTCACCCGCGAACGCCTGGACACCCTGCGCGAGGCCGACGCGATCGCCCGCGAGGAGCTCTCCCGCGCCGACCTCGACGGCGAGATCTGGCAGTGCCCCGTGGTGCTGCTGGCCGGCGTCCAGTCCGTAGGGGTGCAGGGTGACGGACGCACCTACGGCCACCCCGTGGTGCTGCGCCCCGTGAGCAGCGAGGACGCCATGACCGCCGACTGGTCCCGGGTGCCCTACGACACGTTGGCCACCATCTCCAACCGCATCACCAACGAGGTAGGCGGCATCAACCGGGTGGCCCTGGACGTCACCAGCAAACCCCCCGCGACCATCGAGTGGGAGTGA
- a CDS encoding succinic semialdehyde dehydrogenase: MGTATNSSTEAPALDPAMVGRITGHVASASGATTTTNAPFTGKPLVDLPQSDAADVTAAFERARAAQEAWAATPVRERAEPFLRFHDMVLDRQSEILDIIQWETGKARRHAFEEVYDAAAGTLHYARRAPSLLRRRRTAGAMPGATRAYMHHQPKGAVSVITPWNYPLALPVGDAVPALMAGNAVVAKPDTQTALSALWAIDLAREAGLPADLWIPVLGEPAEIGDPLVDECDYVAFTGSSAVGAHIAQRANARLVGCSAELGGKNPMIVCEDANVDWTVEGAIRACYSNAGQLCISMERLYVHEDIYDTFVPKLAAAVRDMTLNNRLDFSTDMGSLTYQRQLDRVTEHVDDARSKGAEILAGGNPRPDLGPLFFEPTLMTGVGDTMSACAAETFGPVVSVYGYGSDDEVVRRANATEYGLNASVWSRDTGHARRLAERLRAGTVNINEGYAAAWASYGAPMGGMKSSGVGRRHGDEGMLRFTEPQTVASQHYIGFGGPPGMGGDTLANLMTTGARMMKRFHIR, from the coding sequence ATGGGTACCGCCACGAACAGCTCCACGGAGGCTCCCGCGCTCGACCCCGCCATGGTCGGCCGGATCACGGGACACGTCGCCAGCGCCTCGGGCGCCACGACCACCACGAACGCCCCGTTCACCGGGAAACCGCTCGTCGACCTCCCCCAGTCGGACGCGGCCGACGTCACCGCGGCCTTCGAACGCGCCCGCGCCGCCCAGGAGGCCTGGGCGGCGACGCCGGTACGCGAGCGCGCCGAACCGTTCCTGCGTTTCCACGACATGGTGCTCGACCGTCAGAGCGAGATCCTCGACATCATCCAGTGGGAGACCGGTAAAGCCCGCCGCCACGCGTTCGAGGAGGTCTACGACGCCGCCGCCGGGACCCTGCACTACGCCCGGCGCGCCCCGAGCCTGCTGCGCAGGCGCCGCACCGCCGGGGCGATGCCGGGTGCCACCCGCGCCTACATGCACCACCAGCCCAAGGGCGCCGTCAGCGTCATCACACCCTGGAACTACCCCCTGGCGCTGCCGGTCGGCGACGCCGTCCCGGCCCTGATGGCCGGCAACGCCGTCGTCGCCAAACCCGACACCCAGACCGCGCTGTCCGCGCTGTGGGCGATCGACCTGGCACGCGAGGCCGGGCTGCCCGCCGACCTGTGGATACCGGTTCTCGGTGAGCCGGCCGAGATCGGCGACCCCCTCGTGGACGAGTGCGACTACGTCGCCTTCACCGGCTCCTCCGCCGTCGGCGCGCACATCGCCCAGCGCGCCAATGCCCGGCTGGTGGGCTGCTCCGCGGAACTCGGCGGGAAGAACCCCATGATCGTCTGCGAGGACGCCAACGTCGACTGGACCGTGGAGGGCGCCATACGCGCCTGCTACAGCAACGCGGGCCAGCTCTGCATCTCGATGGAGCGCCTCTACGTGCACGAGGACATCTACGACACCTTCGTGCCGAAACTCGCCGCGGCCGTGCGCGACATGACGCTCAACAACCGGCTCGACTTCTCCACCGACATGGGCTCGCTGACCTACCAGCGCCAACTGGACCGCGTCACCGAGCACGTCGACGACGCCCGCTCCAAGGGCGCCGAGATCCTCGCCGGCGGCAACCCCCGGCCCGACCTCGGTCCGCTGTTCTTCGAACCCACCCTCATGACCGGCGTCGGCGACACCATGTCCGCCTGCGCGGCGGAGACCTTCGGCCCGGTGGTGTCGGTGTACGGCTACGGCAGCGACGACGAGGTGGTGCGGCGCGCCAACGCCACCGAGTACGGTCTCAACGCCAGCGTGTGGAGCCGGGACACCGGACACGCCCGGCGCCTCGCCGAGCGCCTCCGCGCCGGGACGGTCAACATCAACGAGGGCTACGCGGCCGCGTGGGCCAGCTACGGCGCCCCGATGGGCGGCATGAAGTCCTCCGGTGTGGGGCGCCGCCACGGCGACGAGGGGATGCTGCGTTTCACCGAGCCCCAGACCGTCGCCAGCCAGCACTACATCGGGTTCGGCGGCCCGCCCGGCATGGGCGGGGACACCCTCGCCAACCTGATGACCACCGGCGCGCGGATGATGAAACGCTTCCACATCCGGTGA
- a CDS encoding FAD-dependent oxidoreductase has protein sequence MAPTETTTVAVSGGGPAGITLGLLLARAGVDVTVCEKHADFLRDFRGDTVHPSTLEILDELGLGAEMARLPQRRIDRLRVGTAEEPFVDVDLGDLPSPHPYLAMVPQWDFLGMLAEHARRYPTFRLRTETESTGLLRDNGAVRGLRCTGPEGRHHIRAVLTVAADGRDSPLRSAAGLVPTELGAPMDVLWLRLSRSADDPEGLAGGIGRGAMAAAIDRGDYWQIAYLIPKGGYAHMRARPVEHLHDGLREALPFLGDRVAEVGGWDEVAFLNVGLDRLSRWYRPGLLCLGDAAHTMTPVGGVGINLAVQDAVAAANLLAAPLRRAQEDPDRFTRTLNPELLARVQRRRQWPTVGTQALQRAVQRQVISRALSGAPDLPAFSPPVRALAGTRAWSRFIGRVLMLGLRPEHVETPQYGTAAEPPR, from the coding sequence TTGGCACCCACCGAGACCACCACCGTCGCCGTGTCCGGGGGCGGTCCCGCCGGGATCACGCTCGGGCTCCTGCTCGCCCGCGCCGGCGTGGACGTCACCGTCTGCGAGAAACACGCCGACTTCCTGCGCGACTTCCGCGGCGACACCGTCCACCCCTCCACCCTGGAGATCCTCGACGAGCTCGGGCTCGGCGCGGAGATGGCCCGCCTCCCGCAGCGCAGGATCGACCGGCTGCGTGTCGGCACCGCCGAGGAGCCGTTCGTGGACGTCGACCTCGGCGACCTCCCCAGCCCCCACCCCTACCTGGCGATGGTCCCCCAGTGGGACTTCCTCGGGATGCTCGCCGAACACGCCCGGCGCTACCCCACCTTCCGGCTGCGCACCGAGACCGAGAGCACCGGCCTGCTGCGGGACAACGGGGCGGTGCGCGGGCTGCGCTGCACCGGCCCCGAGGGGCGGCACCACATCCGGGCGGTGCTCACCGTCGCCGCCGACGGGCGCGACTCCCCGCTGCGCAGCGCCGCGGGCCTGGTACCCACCGAGCTCGGCGCCCCCATGGACGTGCTGTGGCTGCGCCTCTCCCGCTCCGCCGACGACCCGGAGGGACTCGCCGGGGGTATCGGGCGCGGGGCGATGGCCGCCGCCATCGACCGCGGCGACTACTGGCAGATCGCCTACCTCATCCCGAAGGGCGGCTACGCCCACATGCGCGCCCGGCCGGTGGAGCACCTGCACGACGGGCTGCGCGAGGCCCTGCCCTTCCTCGGCGACCGCGTGGCGGAGGTGGGGGGATGGGATGAGGTCGCGTTCCTCAACGTGGGGCTGGACCGCCTCTCCCGCTGGTACCGGCCGGGGCTGCTGTGCCTCGGCGACGCGGCGCACACCATGACCCCGGTCGGCGGGGTGGGGATCAACCTGGCGGTGCAGGACGCCGTCGCCGCCGCGAACCTGCTGGCCGCGCCGCTGCGGCGGGCGCAGGAGGACCCCGACCGGTTCACCCGCACGCTCAACCCCGAGCTCCTGGCCCGGGTGCAGCGCCGCCGGCAGTGGCCCACCGTGGGAACGCAGGCGCTGCAGCGCGCCGTCCAGCGCCAGGTGATCAGCAGGGCACTGTCCGGGGCCCCCGACCTGCCCGCCTTCTCGCCGCCGGTGCGGGCCCTGGCCGGGACGCGAGCCTGGTCGCGGTTCATCGGCCGGGTCCTGATGCTGGGTCTGCGGCCGGAGCACGTGGAGACGCCGCAGTACGGCACCGCCGCGGAGCCGCCCCGCTGA